AGGGGACAGACAGTGAGAAATATCTTCTGAATGggacaaaaatgttgtagcctaaaaaacatgTGACCtctcttagagcacctttaaattacTGTAAACACGGTAATTTACTGGGGAAGCTGCAGCCGGTGTATTACTGTAATTACGGTAATTTACTGGTGGAGCTGCCGCCGCAGGTGTATTACTGTACTTACGGTGACTGACTGGGAAAGCTGCTGCTACTTGTGTAATATGGtaattacagtaatttactgGGGAAGCTGCTGCTAATGGTGTATTACTGTAAATACGGTAACTCACTGGGAAGCTGCTGGTGTATTACTGTAATTACGGTAGTGTACTGGTGAAGCTGCTGCAGTGTAAAACTGCAATTACGGTAATTTACTGGCAAGCTGCCGGTGTATTACTGTAATTACGGTAACTACTGGGGAAGCTACTGACGGTGTATTACTGTAGTTACGGTAACTTACTGGGGAAGCTACTGACGGTGTATTACTGTAGTTACGGTAACTTACTGGGGAAGCTACTGACGGTGTATTACTGTAGTTACGGTAACTTACTGAGGGAAACTACTGACGGTGTATTACTGTAGTTACGGTAACTTACTGGGGAAACTACTGACGGTGTATTACTGTAGTTACGGTAACTTACTGGGGAAGCTACTGACGGTGTATTACTTTAGTTACGGTAACTTACTGAGGGAAGCTACTGACGGTGTATTACTGTAGTTACGGTAACTTACTTGGGAAGCTACTGACGGTGTATTACTGTAGTTACGGTAACTTACTTGGGAAGCTACTGACAGTGTATTACGGTAACTTACTGAGGGAAGCTACTGACGgtgtattactgtaaatttgCAGCGTAGGTACACAACTTCCGCTTAATTACGGGGCAATTCCCCTCTGTGAAGTTGACTTTAATCACgtggttgttgttttctcctcGTTGTGTTTATATTGTGATGTCGACCTGGAAATGTGAGAAAAGTGGAGTCTGGGgtcatggagtctggtgggtttggtgatggtgatttctgtttcatgttaaactaaaaggatcttactctttaactaaaaggtctatccctgtagggatccatcccataatgtcaGACTTTTAGTGGACGCTGTCCATTTGTCCTGCAGCGTCACAGCTCGGTCTGGGGCTGCTGCTCCATGCTGGACCTAAAGATTGTTCCCATTAGTcccttagacacaaaaacaggaacacaggtGAACCCCGTCCCCCAAGTTACCCCTTgacctctccctctgtctctctatctcactctgcctgtgtctttctctgtgtctctatctctctgtNNNNNNNNNNNNNccccccccccccccccccaggaacAGGATGGCCCTGCTGCCGTCCCAGGCCTTCTACCTGCTGATTAACGGGGGCGGGATGGCCAGCATGTCCCTGACCATGGCGCAGGTCTACAAGGACCACCAGGACGAGGACGGCTTCCTGTACATGACGTACGCCTCGCAGGAGATGTTCGGCCGCTGACCGCCCGCCGTGCACGCCCCCCGCCGTGCACACTAACTGCCGTGCACGCCTGCCATGCACATTGCCTAGCCTTCATGctgtaaatagaaaatattttatatgtattgtAATGATGTGATTTAAGATGTAGAGCCAATAAATCTTATATAAGACGTGATGATGCCGTGTGGTTTGGTTTTATCTTCATCTCCGCCCGAGTCGGGGGGGCCTTTACAGATATTTTAAGTTTATATGATAAACTGTATTTTAGGGTTAGGGAAACTTCAA
The genomic region above belongs to Etheostoma cragini isolate CJK2018 unplaced genomic scaffold, CSU_Ecrag_1.0 ScbMSFa_2339, whole genome shotgun sequence and contains:
- the map1lc3c gene encoding microtubule-associated proteins 1A/1B light chain 3C, whose translation is QVIIERYAREKYLPPLDKTKFLVPHELTMTQFVTIIRNRMALLPSQAFYLLINGGGMASMSLTMAQVYKDHQDEDGFLYMTYASQEMFGR